The Novosphingobium humi DNA window TCAGCACGCAATAGCGACCCGCAAGGCTGAGATAGGTGGTGAGAGCCGCGCCCTTGTTGCCGCGCTCTTCCTTCACCACCTGAACCAGCAGCACCTGACGGCGATGGATCACGTCCTGAATCTTGTAGCGGCGGCGCAGCGCCATGCGCTTGGCGCGCAGTTCTTCGGCTTCCTTGGCGTGGCTGGCGTTGCGCCCGCCTTGACGGCGCCCGCGACGGCCGCGACGTTCGCCGCCTTCTTCGCTTTCCGAGGCTTCTTCGGCCTCATGATCGCCATCGAAGCCGTCTTCGATATGGCCCGCCTCGATGGTGGCCACGCTGCCCTTTTCGGACGTGTCTACCTCGATCAGCGACCCGGCGTCCTCGACGCTGCCGCCCGCGAAATCGTCGGCCAGACCTTCGCCCAGATCATCGTCGCCGACGAAATCTTCCTCACCCTCGGCCACCGCGCGCAGGGCGGCTTCTTCCTCGGCATGGGCGGCCTCTTCGGCCAGCAATGCCTCGCGGTCTTCCTTGGGGATCTGATAATAATCGGGGTGGATTTCGCTAAAAGCGAGGAAACCGTGGCGGTTGCCCCCGAAATCGACGAAAGCGGCCTGAAGCGACGGCTCGACGCGCGTCACCTTGGCCAGATAGATATTGCCCTTGATCTGCTTGTGATCGGCAGAATCAAAGTCGAATTCTTCAATACGGTTGCCCTTGAGCACCGCCACCCGGGTTTCTTCCGAGTGGCGCGCATCGATCAGCATGCGCGTTGACATTATGATTTCTCCAGCCGCGCGCGGTCCGGGCTGTGCCCAGCGGCGAAAGGCCCGGCAATGGGGCGCGGCAATTGTTGTGGTGTTCGCGCGGCGTGGCATATGGCTTTGTTGGGGCCATGGCCGTCGGCGCGAGGATCGACAGGCCTGGCGCGTTCATCGCGCGCCGGGCATGAGTGGAAAGGCCGGAGGCGCCATCAGGGCCGCCGGCGTTTTTCGTGTCTGCAAGGCTGGGGAGGCGCCGCGAAATGCTGCGCGCGGCGATGGCATGTTGCTTCATCGAAACGCAGCCCATTGCTTCCGAAAAGGAAATCTCGGACTGCTTTCTGGAATGCGACCAAATTGTCGTGAAGCGATCGGCCATCGACAAGTCTTCCGCCCACGCCGCAAAGCCGCCTTGCGGCTGCGGATTCTGGGACGGAACACAACTCATCATACCTGCATCAACCTGTACGTCCGGCCAGAAAACACGACCGGGGCCAAGGGCAGGTTTTGTCGCGCTTCCCTTTTGCTTGGCCCGGCCATAATGGCGGGCGGCGATGCCTTGGGGTGGACACGCCTGCGTACCTGTCTGGTTTGTGCGGGCGGGCCCTGAAAAAGGCAGGGGCGCGGGGAATAGACTGCCCCCGGTCTTTCCCTGCTAGCACCCCTTGTCTTTCCGGGCAAGTTCCATGCGATGCGTGATTCTACCCTTTTTTTGGCGGCCCCCATGCGATTAACACCAACGCCTCGTTAACCCCATTGCGCCCATAAGGGGCAAAGCCTACCAAAGATCTCGTCTTTGCCCCGATGGATCCCGCAGCCCCGCGCAATGTCCGAAGCCTCGTCCGATCCTGTTGCCGCACCTGTGGATCTTTCCCTGCCCGATCATCATGGGCCGTGGCCGGATGAGGCGCCCCGGCGCGGGCCGGGGCTGGGTCTGCTGGTCTTTGCCCTGTTCGCCCCGCTGCTGCTGCTGGCGGCGATGCTGTTGATGGACGGCTGGATGGGCGCGCCGGGCTTTACCCGCGATTATGTGGTGCGCTTTGACCTGCCGCCGCCCGGCGCGTCTGCGCCCTTGCCGGAAATTGCCGGGCCCAGCGATCCTCGCAGCCCTTTGGTGGTGATTGACGCCGGGCATGGCGGGCATGATCCGGGCGCGCATGGCGAGCATCAGGCGGAAAAGGAGTTGACCCTCTCGCTGGCTCTGGCGCTGCGCCAGCGTTTGCTGGAGGTGGGAGGCATCCGTGTGGCCATGACGCGCTCTGATGACCGCTATCTGTTGCTGGAGGAGCGTTCGGGCATCGCGCGGCGGATGAAGGCGGACCTCTTCATCTCGATCCACGCCGACAGCGCCGATACGCCGGGCGCCCATGGCGCGACGGTTTACACCCTCTCCGACCGGGGCAGCAGCGAGGAGGCCGAGCATCTGGCCGCATCGGAAAACCGCGCCGATACGGTCAATGGCGTGTCGCTGGCCAGTACGAGCAGCTCGGTTTCGGCCATTTTGGTGGATCTGTCGCAGCGTCGTGCGGCGGAAATGTCGACCAACCTTGCCCGCCTGATCCTGCGCGAGGGACAGGGCGGCGAAGGGGGCGCGCGAATCGATTTCCGCGAACGCGCGCTGCAATCGGCGGCCTTTGTCGTGCTCAAATCGCCTGATGTGCCCTCGGTGCTGTATGAGGCGGGCTATATTTCCAATCCCGATGATGCCGCGCGGCTGTCCTCGCCCGCCGGGCGGCGCGATTTTGCCTATGCCACGGCGCAGGCGATCCGCGTTTACTTCGCCCGCTTGCGTGAAACGCCCATACAGAGCGAAACGGGGGCCTCTTCTGCCGTGCCGATCCTTGAGGAAACGGCGGGCGGGCGTGAGACCCTCGGCGCGACTGCGACACCTTAACCGCTGGCAAAACCCTGCCCGCCCATGCTAGGGGCGCAAATCTATGGCGCCCAGCGATCCTTCCCAGCCCGGTTCTGATCCGAACAATTCGCCCGATCAGAATGAAAACTCTCACCTGCGCATCCGCCGTCAGGCGGGGGGCGCATGGCGCCGGATGGTGGCGCGCCCGTTGTCTTTTCTGGGGCCGATAACGGGGCGCTTTGGCGCGTGGCTGCGCGCGCGCTGGCAAAGCGGGAGGCTGTTTCGCATCGGCGCGCTGGCGCTGGGGCTGGCGCTGGCCTTTTGGATGCTGCTTTATGTGACGGTTCTGCGCACGCTGCCCTCGGCCGACACTTTGCTGACCTATCAGCCGCCCTTGCCCACGATGGTGCGCGGCAATGACGGCGCGATCGTCTATTCCTATGCCCGCGAACGGCGCGTCCAATTGCGCTATGTCGATTTTCCCAAGCAGTTGGTGAATGCGTTCCTGTCGGCCGAGGACAAGAATTTCTTCCATCACGGCGGGGTTGATTTCATCGGTCTGGGGCAGGCGGTGGTCGATTACGCGTTGAAATATGGCAGCGGCGAACGCGCCCGCGGCGGTTCGACCATTACCCAGCAGGTGGCCAAGAACAT harbors:
- a CDS encoding N-acetylmuramoyl-L-alanine amidase family protein — encoded protein: MSEASSDPVAAPVDLSLPDHHGPWPDEAPRRGPGLGLLVFALFAPLLLLAAMLLMDGWMGAPGFTRDYVVRFDLPPPGASAPLPEIAGPSDPRSPLVVIDAGHGGHDPGAHGEHQAEKELTLSLALALRQRLLEVGGIRVAMTRSDDRYLLLEERSGIARRMKADLFISIHADSADTPGAHGATVYTLSDRGSSEEAEHLAASENRADTVNGVSLASTSSSVSAILVDLSQRRAAEMSTNLARLILREGQGGEGGARIDFRERALQSAAFVVLKSPDVPSVLYEAGYISNPDDAARLSSPAGRRDFAYATAQAIRVYFARLRETPIQSETGASSAVPILEETAGGRETLGATATP